Proteins found in one Aneurinibacillus uraniidurans genomic segment:
- a CDS encoding SprT-like domain-containing protein has product MNDIKPTALMMKYLYSLVLEAGEKPDSLLVQLSYEEALEHINRLKRLVTRQTIDTSDHKELAQIGNQLSLTYYGRPCKIPIEWDKSLKNAAGYFMFDPRAHKPLRIIQSMWQYNQFGARHVIATLKHELAHYHLFIEGKPFRDEDAAFKEECRRIGAPLYALAMQEGYETHCSVCGTFTGLEKKNRKKLMSRCCKQALDFGSYVLIFPNGLRVEVQK; this is encoded by the coding sequence ATGAATGATATAAAACCTACTGCCCTAATGATGAAATACTTATACTCTCTTGTGTTAGAAGCAGGGGAGAAGCCTGATTCTTTATTAGTTCAGCTTTCGTATGAGGAAGCTCTTGAACATATCAATCGTCTCAAACGACTTGTCACAAGACAGACGATTGATACAAGCGATCACAAAGAACTGGCCCAGATCGGCAATCAGCTTAGTCTTACCTACTACGGACGTCCATGCAAAATTCCGATTGAGTGGGATAAGTCACTGAAAAATGCGGCCGGTTATTTCATGTTTGATCCGCGAGCCCATAAACCGCTGCGCATTATTCAGAGCATGTGGCAGTACAACCAGTTTGGTGCTCGGCACGTGATTGCTACATTGAAACATGAGCTGGCTCATTATCATTTGTTTATCGAAGGCAAACCATTCCGGGATGAAGACGCTGCTTTTAAAGAAGAATGCAGGCGGATTGGTGCTCCGTTATACGCATTGGCGATGCAGGAAGGCTATGAAACGCACTGCTCGGTTTGTGGGACATTCACCGGGCTTGAAAAGAAAAATCGCAAGAAGCTGATGAGCCGTTGCTGTAAGCAGGCGCTTGATTTTGGCTCGTATGTGCTTATTTTTCCAAATGGGCTGCGGGTAGAAGTGCAAAAATAA
- a CDS encoding cation:proton antiporter, whose product MLVLTLALILIASKIAGDVSVRLGQPSVLGKLVIGIVLGPAMLGWIHDTEILHEISQIGVILLMFIAGLETDVDEFKRSGKASTYVGMAGILLPLGAGYLAGLFMNYSSLQALFLGLLLSATSVSISVQALKEMGSLNTKEGVTILGAAVIDDIVVIIALAFLMSMAGGEVSLSMVIGKKVAFFAIAILVGWKIVPWVLKKFAPLRVTESVVSAGLIICFTFAYMAEYAGIAAIIGAYIAGVAISVTDYKHEVFEKVETISYSIFVPVFFTSIGIAVEFSGLGDQIGLIVGLSVLAIVTKLFGGALGAKLAGFQWRSSMGIGSAMVSRGEVALIIAGIGLEANLLSTELFSILVVVVLVTTIVTPPMMKLFFMNKMGQEQKSFD is encoded by the coding sequence ATGCTTGTTCTAACATTAGCACTTATTTTAATCGCTTCTAAAATTGCTGGAGATGTGAGCGTACGGCTTGGTCAGCCGTCTGTGTTAGGAAAGTTAGTCATTGGAATTGTATTAGGGCCCGCTATGCTAGGCTGGATCCACGATACGGAAATACTGCATGAGATAAGCCAGATCGGGGTAATCTTATTGATGTTTATCGCTGGATTGGAAACCGATGTAGATGAATTCAAGCGATCTGGCAAAGCATCGACGTATGTCGGAATGGCAGGAATTCTGCTGCCGCTTGGGGCCGGTTATCTTGCAGGGCTATTTATGAACTATTCTTCTTTACAAGCGCTGTTTCTTGGATTATTATTATCTGCTACTAGTGTAAGCATCTCCGTTCAGGCACTGAAGGAAATGGGAAGTTTGAACACCAAAGAAGGGGTAACAATTCTCGGCGCAGCTGTAATTGATGATATTGTCGTAATTATTGCACTGGCTTTCCTGATGAGCATGGCAGGTGGCGAAGTCAGTCTAAGTATGGTTATTGGCAAAAAGGTCGCATTCTTTGCTATTGCGATTCTCGTAGGATGGAAGATCGTGCCGTGGGTGCTGAAGAAGTTTGCTCCGCTGCGCGTAACAGAATCAGTTGTGTCAGCAGGATTAATCATTTGCTTTACGTTTGCGTATATGGCGGAGTATGCAGGTATTGCAGCCATTATCGGGGCTTATATTGCCGGGGTTGCCATTAGTGTAACAGACTATAAGCATGAAGTTTTTGAGAAAGTGGAGACAATTAGTTATTCGATTTTTGTACCGGTGTTTTTCACATCGATTGGCATTGCAGTAGAATTTAGTGGCCTTGGAGACCAGATTGGTCTGATCGTAGGGTTAAGTGTACTGGCAATCGTGACGAAGCTATTCGGTGGAGCGCTTGGAGCTAAGTTGGCTGGTTTTCAATGGCGAAGTTCAATGGGGATCGGATCGGCGATGGTATCGCGTGGTGAGGTAGCATTAATTATTGCAGGGATTGGACTGGAAGCGAACCTGTTGAGTACGGAGTTGTTTTCGATTCTTGTAGTCGTTGTATTGGTTACAACAATTGTGACTCCTCCAATGATGAAGTTGTTTTTCATGAATAAAATGGGGCAGGAACAGAAGTCTTTTGACTAG
- a CDS encoding NADAR family protein has protein sequence MEKFTFFWRSKSPFSQWYPGTFCVNNIVFNCAEQYMMYQKAKLFNDETIAQKILQTKSPNEQKKLGRKVKNFDQKKWEQACKQIVYDGSYAKFSQNVELKKKLLATAGTTIVEASPVDRIWGVGLSEDDPRILDRTKWLGTNWLGEILTKVREDLMEEKE, from the coding sequence ATGGAGAAGTTCACATTTTTTTGGCGATCTAAATCACCTTTTTCTCAATGGTATCCAGGCACATTTTGTGTGAATAATATTGTGTTTAATTGTGCTGAGCAGTATATGATGTATCAAAAAGCAAAATTATTTAATGATGAAACCATTGCTCAAAAAATATTACAAACGAAATCGCCTAACGAACAAAAGAAGCTCGGTCGTAAAGTAAAGAATTTTGATCAAAAAAAGTGGGAACAAGCTTGCAAGCAAATTGTCTATGATGGAAGTTACGCAAAGTTTTCGCAAAACGTAGAGCTAAAGAAAAAATTATTGGCTACGGCAGGAACAACCATTGTAGAGGCAAGTCCGGTTGATCGAATTTGGGGTGTGGGATTAAGTGAAGATGATCCAAGAATATTGGATCGGACGAAATGGCTAGGAACTAACTGGTTAGGTGAAATTTTAACAAAAGTACGGGAAGATTTAATGGAGGAAAAAGAATAA
- a CDS encoding ABC transporter ATP-binding protein — translation MNTTNTIIRFEHVTKQYDEDAPVLDNVSFEIERGKFYTLLGPSGCGKTTILRLIAGFTEPSHGNIYFNGTVINHVPANERQVNTVFQDYALFPHLNVFENVAFGLRIKKMKEAAIQAKVKEALRFVNLDGYEKREISEMSGGQRQRVAIARAIVNEPEVILLDEPLSALDLKLRTEMQYELRELQQRLGITFIFVTHDQEEALAMSDEIFVLNEGKIQQSGTPTDIYDEPINRFVADFIGESNIVSGKMIDDFRVEFAGKQFECVDQGFNRDEPIEIVIRPEDLEVTTRENGKLQVRVDSQLFRGVHYEICCYDEGGNEWLVHSTRQAVVGETVGLYFDPEAIHVMRFGETEEEFDKRLESYDEVHHAK, via the coding sequence ATGAACACAACGAACACGATTATTCGCTTTGAACATGTTACAAAGCAATATGATGAAGATGCGCCTGTGCTTGATAATGTCAGCTTTGAAATTGAGCGCGGGAAATTCTACACCCTCCTCGGCCCATCCGGCTGTGGAAAAACGACGATTCTCCGCCTTATTGCCGGCTTTACTGAGCCATCTCATGGAAACATTTATTTTAACGGCACAGTGATCAATCACGTTCCAGCGAATGAACGTCAAGTAAATACAGTATTCCAGGATTATGCCCTTTTCCCCCACCTCAACGTCTTTGAAAATGTAGCGTTTGGCCTGCGCATTAAAAAAATGAAAGAAGCTGCGATTCAGGCGAAAGTAAAAGAAGCCCTTCGCTTCGTTAACCTGGACGGTTATGAAAAACGGGAAATTAGTGAAATGTCCGGCGGGCAGCGACAACGGGTTGCAATTGCTCGGGCGATCGTGAATGAGCCGGAAGTCATCTTGCTTGATGAGCCGCTGTCCGCACTTGATCTGAAGCTTCGAACAGAGATGCAGTATGAGCTGCGTGAGCTGCAGCAGCGTCTGGGCATTACATTTATTTTTGTTACGCACGATCAGGAAGAGGCGCTGGCGATGTCCGATGAGATTTTTGTGCTCAATGAAGGTAAAATCCAGCAAAGCGGCACCCCGACAGACATTTATGATGAGCCGATCAACCGCTTTGTCGCAGATTTTATCGGAGAATCGAATATCGTGTCGGGGAAAATGATTGATGATTTCCGCGTGGAATTCGCCGGGAAGCAGTTTGAGTGTGTCGATCAGGGCTTCAACCGAGATGAACCGATTGAAATCGTGATTCGACCGGAAGACCTGGAAGTAACAACACGTGAAAATGGAAAACTTCAGGTACGAGTTGACTCCCAGCTATTCCGGGGCGTCCATTATGAGATTTGCTGCTATGATGAAGGCGGAAATGAATGGCTCGTCCACTCTACCCGCCAGGCAGTTGTCGGCGAAACGGTAGGTCTCTATTTCGATCCAGAAGCGATCCATGTTATGCGCTTCGGCGAAACAGAAGAAGAATTCGATAAGCGGCTCGAATCGTACGATGAGGTTCACCATGCAAAATAG
- a CDS encoding ABC transporter permease codes for MQNRIRNVYLAPYLLWIVLFVIAPLLLVLYYSFFDIEGHFTLANYEKFFTPVYLKMTLSSFWYAFLITAFSLLIAYPTAYFLTKTKHKQLWLLLIILPTWINLLLKAYAFLGIFGTYGTANALLEVLGIGKKQILFTDFSFLFVSVYIFIPFMILPIFNALEKLNPSFIDAARDLGASSWTTFRRVIFPLTLDGVKSGCQAVFIPALSLFMITRLVAGNRVITLGTAIEQHFLVTQDWGMGATIAVFLILAMVIIMIVTGKRK; via the coding sequence ATGCAAAATAGAATTCGTAACGTATATCTCGCTCCTTATTTGCTCTGGATTGTGCTGTTTGTGATTGCCCCTCTTTTACTTGTCCTCTACTATTCGTTTTTTGACATTGAGGGGCACTTTACGCTAGCGAATTATGAGAAGTTTTTTACGCCCGTTTATTTAAAAATGACGCTGAGCTCATTCTGGTATGCCTTTCTTATTACGGCATTCTCGCTGTTGATTGCGTATCCGACCGCATATTTCTTGACCAAGACAAAGCATAAGCAATTATGGCTGCTGCTCATTATTTTACCAACATGGATCAACCTGCTGCTGAAAGCTTATGCGTTTCTGGGGATTTTCGGTACATACGGAACAGCAAACGCCCTGTTAGAAGTGCTCGGTATCGGCAAAAAACAAATCTTATTTACCGATTTTAGTTTTTTGTTTGTATCGGTCTATATTTTTATTCCGTTTATGATTTTACCGATTTTCAATGCGCTTGAGAAATTGAATCCATCGTTTATCGATGCAGCCCGCGACCTGGGAGCATCTTCATGGACGACATTTCGCCGTGTGATTTTCCCGCTGACACTTGATGGCGTAAAATCAGGCTGCCAAGCGGTATTTATTCCAGCTCTGTCATTGTTTATGATCACCCGTCTCGTTGCCGGTAACCGGGTCATTACGCTTGGGACTGCGATCGAACAGCACTTCCTCGTAACACAAGATTGGGGAATGGGCGCAACCATTGCCGTCTTCCTCATCCTTGCCATGGTGATCATTATGATCGTAACAGGAAAGCGGAAGTGA
- a CDS encoding alanine/glycine:cation symporter family protein, producing the protein MEKVSQVLELINHYVWGLPTLVLLVGTGILLTVRLRGLQFFKLWDAHKLAFGKSQDGASAGDISHFQALMTAMAATIGTGNIAGVATAVSIGGPGAVFWMWMTALFGMATKYSEAILAVKYRVKGENGEYSGGPMYYLEYGLKKKWLAVLFAIFGATASFGIGNMVQSNSVAEAMRVNFSIPPLASGILMSIFTALVILGGVKKIGRVTGYFVPVKALFYVIAGLIIIFYHIDQIPTAFSLIFSGAFNGTAAVGGFVGSGVAAAIQIGVARGVFANEAGLGSAPIAAAAARTNVPAKQALVSMTGTFLDTFVICTITSLVLITTGAWDSGKTGVEATTLAFQSVFGSAGGMILGIAIVLFAYSTMLGWSYYGEKCIQYLFGPKAVRYYRYVFVVMIAVGANLKLGLVWTFADIANGLMAIPNLIGLVGLSGVIVMETRRFLQDEKEAASEKRIAS; encoded by the coding sequence ATGGAGAAGGTAAGTCAAGTATTAGAACTCATTAATCATTATGTCTGGGGATTGCCTACACTGGTACTCCTGGTAGGAACAGGAATCCTGCTTACTGTGCGCTTGCGCGGACTACAGTTCTTCAAGCTGTGGGATGCCCATAAGCTGGCGTTTGGGAAATCACAGGACGGAGCCTCGGCTGGGGACATTAGTCACTTTCAGGCGTTGATGACCGCCATGGCTGCAACGATTGGGACGGGGAACATCGCCGGGGTTGCTACCGCCGTATCAATTGGTGGTCCTGGTGCGGTATTTTGGATGTGGATGACGGCTTTGTTTGGGATGGCGACGAAATATTCCGAGGCCATTCTTGCGGTGAAATATCGAGTTAAAGGGGAAAATGGGGAATACTCTGGCGGTCCGATGTATTATTTGGAGTACGGCCTCAAGAAAAAATGGCTGGCTGTTTTATTCGCAATTTTTGGTGCTACTGCTTCTTTCGGAATTGGGAACATGGTACAAAGTAACTCGGTTGCAGAGGCGATGCGCGTTAACTTTTCGATTCCTCCACTTGCAAGTGGCATCTTAATGTCTATATTTACAGCGCTCGTTATTCTGGGCGGGGTTAAGAAAATCGGGAGAGTAACTGGCTATTTCGTTCCGGTAAAAGCGCTTTTTTATGTAATTGCCGGGCTGATTATTATTTTTTATCATATCGATCAAATTCCAACGGCATTTTCGCTTATTTTCTCCGGGGCTTTTAATGGTACAGCAGCTGTCGGTGGATTTGTTGGGTCAGGTGTAGCCGCAGCGATTCAAATTGGGGTGGCGCGTGGCGTATTTGCGAACGAGGCCGGACTCGGAAGTGCACCAATTGCAGCCGCCGCCGCAAGAACGAATGTGCCAGCCAAGCAAGCACTTGTATCGATGACCGGAACGTTTCTTGATACGTTTGTTATATGTACGATTACATCTCTCGTATTAATTACCACCGGTGCCTGGGATTCGGGTAAAACAGGAGTAGAAGCAACAACACTTGCGTTTCAATCTGTATTCGGCAGTGCAGGCGGTATGATTCTTGGCATTGCGATTGTGTTGTTTGCGTATTCTACGATGTTAGGCTGGTCGTATTATGGAGAGAAGTGCATTCAGTATTTGTTCGGTCCAAAAGCCGTTCGTTACTACCGCTATGTTTTTGTGGTTATGATTGCGGTGGGCGCGAATTTAAAACTGGGACTGGTATGGACATTCGCTGATATTGCGAATGGATTGATGGCGATTCCGAACTTAATCGGATTGGTTGGACTAAGTGGGGTCATTGTCATGGAAACAAGACGTTTTCTACAGGATGAGAAAGAAGCTGCTTCTGAGAAAAGAATAGCAAGCTAA
- a CDS encoding MBL fold metallo-hydrolase has product MQKSRIIFFEREFPSANMILIQDQLPILIDTGFGSDAKDTEQLIKEAGTSPEELHLIVNTHYHSDHVGGNFHLQKNYGVMIAAHKWEADLINSCDPEACSAEWLDQPVEPYRVDINLSDNDEIITGSRTLKVLHTPGHTLGHISLYEPDEGILICGDLFYKNDIGWINIFREGVASVQRSIESLDRLSVLPIQQAYPGHGPQIENPLAAIDAARERFEKWLRTPEKISWHACKRIFAYALIIKNGLAKEEINNYLLKCGWFQDFARYSFQLQPEEFVHILLDEMVRSGAASWHNNHLIATTPYQVPPKEWMNKNIKPKDWRT; this is encoded by the coding sequence ATGCAAAAGTCCCGTATCATTTTCTTTGAGAGAGAATTCCCAAGTGCAAACATGATTCTTATTCAGGATCAGCTCCCGATCCTTATTGATACCGGTTTTGGGAGTGATGCGAAAGATACAGAGCAATTAATTAAGGAAGCGGGCACTTCACCAGAGGAATTACACCTTATTGTGAACACGCATTATCATAGTGATCATGTAGGAGGCAATTTTCATCTTCAAAAAAATTATGGTGTTATGATTGCTGCTCATAAATGGGAAGCCGATTTAATTAATTCTTGTGACCCTGAAGCTTGTAGTGCAGAGTGGTTAGATCAGCCTGTAGAACCTTATCGAGTCGATATAAATCTCTCAGATAACGATGAGATCATTACAGGAAGTCGAACCTTGAAGGTCCTGCACACACCGGGACATACGTTAGGCCATATATCTTTATATGAACCTGATGAAGGGATATTAATTTGTGGAGATCTCTTTTACAAAAATGATATCGGATGGATCAATATCTTTCGAGAAGGCGTTGCATCCGTCCAACGATCGATAGAAAGTTTAGACCGGTTATCAGTGCTCCCGATTCAACAGGCTTATCCAGGACATGGTCCTCAAATAGAGAATCCTCTGGCTGCGATTGATGCCGCAAGGGAACGGTTTGAAAAGTGGCTTAGAACGCCAGAAAAAATTTCATGGCATGCCTGTAAAAGAATTTTTGCATACGCATTAATCATTAAAAACGGTTTGGCAAAAGAAGAAATCAATAACTACCTATTAAAATGTGGTTGGTTCCAAGATTTTGCCCGCTACTCTTTCCAGCTTCAGCCTGAAGAATTTGTTCATATCCTGCTCGATGAAATGGTTCGTTCCGGAGCAGCAAGCTGGCACAATAATCATTTAATCGCAACCACCCCATACCAAGTACCACCAAAGGAATGGATGAATAAAAATATAAAGCCGAAAGATTGGAGAACCTAA
- a CDS encoding ABC transporter substrate-binding protein, whose translation MKQLTRMFILLFAVAFALMFVTSRLNSTQGYTGANTLTVYNWGDYIDPELITEFEKETGIKVIYQTFDSNEAMITKIAQGGTTFDVAVPSEYTISKMKEENLLLPIDHAKIPNLKNINPRFLNLSFDPNNTYSVPYFWGTVGIVYNPEMLGGKKITKWNDLWSPDLRNQILLVDGAREVMGMGLNSLHYSLNDTNEAHLQEAKQKLTTLMPNVKAIVGDEIKMLLANEEAAVGVVWSGDASEIMGQNEKLDYVVPEEGSNLWFDNMVIPKTAKNIEGAHKFINFMLDPKHAAQNAEYVGYSTPNEKALAFLPKDIAEDERFYPSPDVTGKLEVYENLGKRMLAHYNELFLEFKMHTK comes from the coding sequence ATGAAGCAGCTAACACGTATGTTTATCCTTTTGTTTGCCGTCGCGTTTGCCTTGATGTTTGTAACATCCCGCCTTAATTCAACACAGGGCTATACTGGTGCTAATACGCTGACGGTGTATAACTGGGGTGATTATATCGATCCAGAACTCATAACAGAATTTGAAAAAGAAACCGGAATTAAAGTCATCTATCAAACCTTTGATTCAAATGAAGCCATGATCACGAAAATCGCGCAAGGTGGAACAACATTCGATGTCGCTGTTCCGTCTGAATATACGATCAGCAAGATGAAGGAAGAGAATCTCCTTCTGCCGATTGATCATGCTAAAATTCCGAACTTGAAAAACATTAACCCGCGCTTTCTTAATTTATCGTTCGATCCAAATAATACATACTCCGTCCCCTACTTCTGGGGAACGGTTGGGATTGTATACAACCCTGAAATGCTCGGGGGTAAAAAGATTACGAAGTGGAATGACTTGTGGAGCCCGGATTTACGCAATCAGATTTTACTCGTAGACGGTGCGCGTGAAGTGATGGGCATGGGGCTGAACAGTCTGCACTACTCGTTAAATGATACGAATGAAGCGCATCTTCAGGAAGCAAAGCAAAAGCTGACGACTCTAATGCCGAACGTAAAAGCTATTGTCGGGGATGAAATTAAAATGCTGCTTGCCAATGAAGAAGCTGCTGTCGGTGTGGTCTGGTCGGGAGATGCAAGTGAAATTATGGGCCAGAACGAAAAGCTTGATTATGTTGTACCGGAGGAAGGCTCAAACTTATGGTTTGATAACATGGTCATTCCGAAAACAGCTAAAAACATCGAAGGTGCTCATAAATTTATTAACTTCATGCTCGATCCGAAGCATGCCGCACAAAATGCTGAATATGTAGGCTACTCGACACCGAATGAAAAAGCGTTGGCCTTCTTACCAAAAGATATCGCAGAAGATGAACGATTTTACCCAAGTCCAGACGTAACAGGAAAACTTGAAGTATATGAAAACCTTGGCAAGCGTATGCTCGCCCATTATAATGAACTGTTCCTGGAGTTCAAAATGCATACAAAATAA
- a CDS encoding ABC transporter permease — translation MKLKRNLSNVYLCVVFVILYAPIFYLTYYSFNSGGSMHEFEGFTLKWYEEVFHDTRLLIIVLNTLVIALLSAALSTILGVAGALAIHHVRRHQAKNMLLSLNNVLIVSPDIIIGASFLILFTIAGIKLGFTSVLLSHIAFSVPIVVIMVLPKLQDMSPTLIDAARDLGASQWDVLTKVVLPVITPGIFAGFFMALTYSLDDFAVTFFVTGNGFSTLSVEIYSRARQGIALNINALSTLIFLFTIVLVIGYYFINKRSNGRAKGAGLRP, via the coding sequence ATGAAGCTAAAACGAAATCTATCAAATGTATATTTATGTGTTGTATTTGTCATTTTGTATGCACCGATCTTTTATTTGACATATTACTCGTTCAACAGCGGCGGGTCCATGCATGAATTTGAAGGCTTTACACTGAAATGGTACGAGGAAGTGTTTCATGATACGCGTTTGCTCATTATTGTGCTAAATACGCTTGTGATCGCCCTTCTATCCGCAGCGCTCTCGACAATACTTGGCGTAGCCGGGGCATTGGCTATTCACCATGTTAGACGGCATCAAGCAAAGAACATGCTGCTTTCGTTGAACAATGTATTGATTGTAAGCCCGGATATTATTATTGGTGCGTCTTTTCTCATCCTATTTACCATTGCGGGTATTAAGCTTGGCTTTACATCGGTATTATTGTCGCATATCGCCTTTAGTGTACCAATTGTGGTCATTATGGTGCTGCCGAAGCTGCAGGATATGAGCCCAACGCTGATCGATGCGGCTCGTGATTTAGGAGCAAGTCAGTGGGATGTACTGACGAAAGTGGTCCTGCCGGTTATTACACCCGGAATTTTCGCAGGATTTTTTATGGCATTGACGTATTCCCTTGATGATTTTGCGGTTACATTCTTTGTGACAGGGAACGGATTCTCAACGTTATCCGTTGAAATCTATTCACGCGCTCGCCAAGGTATCGCCCTTAACATTAACGCACTGTCCACGCTTATTTTCCTGTTTACGATTGTACTGGTCATCGGCTATTACTTCATTAATAAGCGCAGCAACGGTCGAGCGAAAGGAGCTGGATTACGTCCATGA
- a CDS encoding helix-turn-helix domain-containing protein, with amino-acid sequence MQIGKKIKNLRLKKGLTQEELGERTDLSKGYISQLERDLSSPSLETFFHILEVLGCTPNSFFNEEEREQKVVYSEEEQTGFTDEERGYHIQWLVPESNEKEMEPIHLLLQEKGEFKKFEPSLSETFAYVLRGRIAVRLGKHVYHAKAGEAIYFHASDEHQIVNDDTGPSELLLVATESYL; translated from the coding sequence ATGCAGATCGGGAAAAAAATAAAAAATTTACGCTTAAAAAAAGGACTAACGCAGGAAGAGCTAGGAGAACGGACTGATTTAAGTAAAGGATACATCTCCCAACTCGAACGGGATTTAAGCTCCCCCTCTCTCGAAACGTTTTTTCATATTCTTGAAGTGCTCGGCTGTACTCCGAATTCGTTCTTTAATGAAGAAGAACGGGAACAAAAAGTCGTGTATAGCGAAGAAGAACAAACCGGTTTCACGGATGAGGAGCGCGGCTATCATATTCAATGGCTCGTGCCAGAGTCTAATGAAAAAGAAATGGAGCCGATTCATCTGCTGCTTCAGGAAAAAGGAGAATTTAAAAAGTTTGAACCATCACTTTCCGAGACGTTCGCGTATGTACTGCGCGGGCGCATTGCCGTTCGGCTTGGTAAGCACGTATATCATGCCAAGGCCGGGGAAGCGATCTATTTCCATGCATCCGATGAACATCAGATTGTAAACGATGACACGGGCCCATCCGAACTCCTTCTCGTTGCGACCGAATCATATTTGTAA
- a CDS encoding methyl-accepting chemotaxis protein, giving the protein MLGLNASIEAARAGEQGRGFSVVAKEIQTMSEQSRSSTDDIANQLENIIASITYINESIQRIAAHARENAATSEEMKATFDTISHTSDKLLQLVQKTV; this is encoded by the coding sequence ATTCTTGGGCTTAATGCGTCCATTGAAGCGGCGCGGGCCGGAGAGCAAGGACGAGGCTTCTCAGTAGTGGCGAAAGAAATTCAAACAATGTCAGAACAAAGTCGATCTTCAACGGACGACATCGCAAACCAGCTGGAGAATATTATTGCTTCCATCACGTACATAAATGAATCCATTCAGCGAATTGCTGCTCATGCGCGAGAAAATGCGGCAACATCGGAAGAAATGAAAGCAACTTTTGATACAATTTCGCATACGTCCGATAAGTTGCTACAGCTCGTGCAGAAAACCGTATAA
- a CDS encoding HsmA family protein encodes MLTFAVVFINVALVLYTIGVWSERRAGQLKGKHLLFFWGGLLFDTLGTTFMEKLSTAHSLNLHAVTGITALVLMLIHALWATVVYFTKNKERVTRFHTFSLSVWGIWLVPYLIGVGLSFI; translated from the coding sequence ATGTTAACATTTGCGGTTGTTTTTATTAATGTAGCATTAGTTTTGTATACAATTGGTGTGTGGAGTGAACGGAGAGCCGGACAGTTAAAAGGAAAACATCTTCTGTTTTTCTGGGGTGGGTTATTATTCGATACACTTGGCACAACGTTTATGGAAAAGTTAAGCACGGCTCACTCTTTGAACTTGCATGCAGTGACCGGAATAACGGCCCTTGTCCTTATGCTAATTCACGCTTTGTGGGCTACGGTTGTTTACTTTACAAAAAACAAAGAACGTGTCACCCGGTTTCATACCTTTAGCTTATCAGTCTGGGGGATCTGGCTTGTTCCTTATCTTATTGGAGTAGGCTTAAGTTTTATATAA